One window of the Pelobates fuscus isolate aPelFus1 chromosome 12, aPelFus1.pri, whole genome shotgun sequence genome contains the following:
- the LOC134578498 gene encoding histone H3-like codes for MARTKQTARKSTGGKAPRKQLVTKAARKSAPATGGVKKPHRYRPGTVALREIRRYQKSTELLIRKLPFQPLVREIAQDFKTDLPFQSSAVMALQEASEAYLVGLFEDTNLCAIHAKRVTIMPKVIQLARRIRGESA; via the coding sequence ATGGCCAGAACTAAGCAGACAGCTCGTAAATCTACTGGAGGTAAGGCTCCCCGCAAGCAGCTAGTCACCAAAGCTGCCAGGAAGAGCGCCCCAGCTACCGGCGGAGTAAAGAAACCTCACCGTTACCGTCCAGGAACTGTGGCTCTCCGTGAGATCCGGCGTTATCAGAAGTCTACTGAATTGCTGATCCGCAAGTTGCCCTTCCAGCCACTTGTCCGTGAGATTGCTCAGGATTTCAAGACTGATCTGCCCTTCCAGAGCTCTGCTGTCATGGCTCTGCAAGAAGCCAGTGAGGCTTACCTGGTCGGTCTCTTTgaggataccaatttgtgtgcTATCCACGCCAAGAGGGTCACCATCATGCCCAAAGTTATTCAGCTGGCTCGTAGAATCCGAGGGGAGAGTGCTTAA
- the LOC134578497 gene encoding histone H4-like, with protein MSGRGKGGKGVGKCGAKHHRKVLRDNIHGITKSAIRRLARRGGVKCISGLIYEETRGVLKLFLENVIRDTVTYTEHAKRKTVTAMDVVFALKRQGRTLYGFGG; from the coding sequence ATGTCAGGCAGAGGCAAAGGAGGAAAGGGTGTCGGAAAATGTGGCGCTAAGCATCACAGGAAAGTCCTACGTGACAATATCCATGGTATTACCAAGTCTGCAATTCGTCGCTTGGCTCGCAGAGGAGGAGTGAAGTGTATCTCCGGTCTCATCTATGAAGAAACACGTGGCGTGTTGAAGCTCTTCCTGGAGAATGTCATCCGGGACACTGTCACCTATACCGAGCATGCCAAGAGGAAGACTGTCACCGCCATGGACGTAGTCTTTGCCCTTAAACGCCAGGGTCGCACTCTCTATGGCTTCGGAGGTTAA